TCTCTGTCGCAGTTGCCATCGCAGTCTCCTCTGTTCTCCCGTTCGATGCGCAACCGGCTGTGGAGGACGCAGAGGAATTTCATGCTGACAAATTTCAGCGCAGATGATTTTTTGACGAAGCTTTGCCGCCGCTCTTACGCCACACGACGCGAATCTGCTGCCGCCAGCGTTCATCAAGCGCAAGGAGATTCCACTCGACCGCGGGCGAAAGATATCGCAGCACAGTTTCTGTTGCAGGATGGACGTGCAGCGCCGGTGCAACAAGATAGAGCCGCGGCGGCAGCGGCGAGAGCTCCACGCCGCGAAAGTAGCCGTGGCGCTGGAATTCGCCGAGACCAGTGTTTGGATCGGCGGTTTCGCGATGATGGTGACGCACGCGAATCCAGTAGTCGAGTCCCTGCAACGCAAAATGCAAATCATCCTGCGCCTTCAACTCCAGCACGGCGAGCCGCCCGTCTGCTGTGACGCCGAGCAGATCGAGCATGTCGCGATCGCTCGCGCCTGCAATGGCCGGCACCTGCGTGTACACGTGTTTCGGATCGAGATGCGGCAGCACGCGCGAGGCTTGTACGTTCGCGAATTCTCTTTCGTTCTCACGCGGGACAGCATCGATGCGATTGCCGCGCGTGTCAGGATCGGGGTCGTTCGCAAATTGGCCAAGCGACCGGTGTCCGCCGTGTGGCTGTGGTGCGAGGCTGCGCGTGAGCGGCGCAAGATCGTGCCGGAGCACTGACTCCAGCCAGCGCTCCGGCGCGGCGCGGTAGAGCGGATCCTGCGCAGGATTGACCGCCGAGACCCTCGCTGGCGCTGCCCGCAAAGGCAGGCGCGTGTGCGCTGCTGTGAGTTGCGGGCCGCCGATTCTCCGGTGGGGCGGAACGGCGACCTGACGCTGAACACGTGCCACGGCCCGCCGTCGCTCGAACAGCTCCGTCACTCGTTGCTGAATCTCATCACGTGTTGTAACCGTGAGTGGTGTTTCTTCTTCGCCGCTGCCAAAGGTGATCTCGAGCGTGTGCGCGAAAGTTCCGGGCGCGAGACTGATGCGTGCGCGTGCAAACTCTAGCCCATGCAGCAGAAAGGCGAGCTCGGAAGTGGTGCGCAGCCGCTGCTCCACGCGGGTGTGATCGTGCGCCGGCACCAGTTCGAGCACCTGCTCGATGGCGCGCGCGAAGCGCTCCGCCGCTGCGCTCTCGTCCGGGTGATGCACGAGCCGCGTGCGCAGATTTCCGGTGTCCGCGAGGTCGCGCTGCACGAGCTCTTCACTCGACGCATCGAGCTCGTACAACTCCCACTGCGCGGCGTCTGCATTCAGCCACGCCATGCGCGAGAGTGTCAGCGCAGCCATGCCGCGCGGTACGACGACCTTCAGCCCCTGGTAAATTCGGCGCCCGGCACCTTGTTCGCGGCAGTGGTGCAGCCACAAAATTCCTAGCGTGAGGATGCCGTCGACGATCGCTGAACTCTCGTGCTCACCGATGCCAATCACCGCCCGCGCCTGCGATCCGCGCAACAGCATACCGCGCGCGTATGCGGGACCGAAGCTGCGCTCAAGGTCCATCGAAGTGCGAAAGCCTTCGACATTCCACTCCGCAAAATTGCGCGCCAGCACTCTCTCCAGCAGCCGCTGGTAGCGCGTGCGTGCAGCGTCGCGGGAAGTCGGCGTGCGCCGCTCGCGCGTGTTCACCAGCTCCAGCGACTTCGCCTGCGCATGTCCGAGCCGTTTGGTCGAAAGCCGCAGCCCGTTGGCACGCGGAGTCGCCGCTACTATGCTGCGGACAACGTTCCGCTCATCATTCCAAAGATGCAGCGAGCAACGGCCGTGCTCTGTCGAGAGCGTGTACTTTGCCGTGCGCAGATCGAAGAGCACGTTGCCGTCTTCAAGCAATGTCGTTTCGCTGTGCTCTAAGAGGAACTCAGCGATCATGGCAGCAATCTGTTCAGCAGTTTGAGGTGCTGAGACTTCTGCGGAAGGGGCCCGATGTGACGGCATGCGTGAGAGCGTATCACCGGCCTCAGCCTCGAGGCTCTACCACCCTTGTTGTGCACGCAGATGCGTAATATGCGCGACGTGATGGCGGCAATGCCACGCATACAGCATCGTCACCACATCAAGGCGCTGCACACCACGCTCGCTGTGATTCCACGTGCGCTTCCACTGCGCCTCGTCCATTGAATTCAGCAGCGTGACCCAGCGCGCGTGCACGCCCTCCAGAAGATCGAGCGACCACTGGATCGGCATCTTGTGGTCGGGCAGCTCGGCAAAGGCAGCCTCGTGATATCCCTGCACTGTCGGCTGGTCCTCTGTCAGCGCGCGGCACAGGCGATGAAGCGACGCCATATGCGAATCCGCGAGATGATGCACCACCTGCCGCACCGTCCATCCACCTTCACGATACGGCGTGTCGAGCTGGTGTTCGCTCAGCGAGCGCACGGCTTCGCGCAATTGCTCCGGCATCTCGGAGATCGTCAAAATCGCGTAGCGCCGGTCCTCTTCCGTGATTGTCTCAGGAGGCGCAAACCGCCCGACGGGATAGCGCGGGTCGTTCGTCTGTGAGAGTTCATTCGTGTCGGGCATGGCTCAGCCTCCAGTTCTTAGACCTGTATCTTAAATGGTGTGAGCACTCTGGGTATGGCACGGAAGCGGGAAGGAGCGAAACGATGCGGAAGGTCGGCCTTGGACTTTTAGTTGCGAGTGCGGCGATGCTTTGCGGATGTTTGCGCGCGCACTCGAATGCGCCGGTGAAAGCTGAAAGCGCTCAGCCCGCAGCAACGCAATCGTCATCTCCAGCGAGCAGCCCGAATCCAGCGCCCCCACGCGGCGGCCCTTTCCTGGGGTTCGACCGCAACGACTATCCGGGCGATGACGCCATGCTGTCGATGCACAAGACCTTCAGCTTCACGGGATATTGGCTCACCAATCCGCCCGGTGAAGAAACCAACACATGGGTCGGCAAGCGTACGCTCCTGCGTTCGCAGGGATGGGGCTTTCTCGTGCTCGCGAACGGGAAGCTCGACGCCGAGATTCTGGAGGGTCAGAAGAGCGGCACGCCGCCGGCCGCGCTGGGCAAGAGCGATGCCGCCGACGCAGTTGCAGCAGCCAAGCGCGAGGGATTTCCACCGCAAGCGATCCTCTTTCTCGACCAGGAGGAGGGTGGCCGTTTGCTCGATGAGCAGGCCGCCTATCTGCTCGCGTGGACCGAGGCCGTCGCCGGCTCGGACTACCGTCCCGGCGTTTACGCCAGCGGCCAGCATGTCCAGGATTC
This genomic interval from Acidobacteriaceae bacterium contains the following:
- a CDS encoding putative metal-dependent hydrolase; this translates as MPDTNELSQTNDPRYPVGRFAPPETITEEDRRYAILTISEMPEQLREAVRSLSEHQLDTPYREGGWTVRQVVHHLADSHMASLHRLCRALTEDQPTVQGYHEAAFAELPDHKMPIQWSLDLLEGVHARWVTLLNSMDEAQWKRTWNHSERGVQRLDVVTMLYAWHCRHHVAHITHLRAQQGW
- a CDS encoding glycoside hydrolase domain-containing protein, with translation MRKVGLGLLVASAAMLCGCLRAHSNAPVKAESAQPAATQSSSPASSPNPAPPRGGPFLGFDRNDYPGDDAMLSMHKTFSFTGYWLTNPPGEETNTWVGKRTLLRSQGWGFLVLANGKLDAEILEGQKSGTPPAALGKSDAADAVAAAKREGFPPQAILFLDQEEGGRLLDEQAAYLLAWTEAVAGSDYRPGVYASGQHVQDSPGVWIDTVQDIRARVKKSGLHDVAIFDALDQCPPSPGCTLQAKPLSAAPDLDLTVWQYSQSPRRPEITQSCGATYADDRNCYAPGSPGVFLDMDAADSADPSHGR